A single Lolium perenne isolate Kyuss_39 chromosome 6, Kyuss_2.0, whole genome shotgun sequence DNA region contains:
- the LOC127305806 gene encoding glycerol-3-phosphate 2-O-acyltransferase 6, which translates to MAPRFPPVSAYDPSLRMRRTAAADLDGTLLASSSAFPYYFLVALEAGSYLRALALLLVSPLLLVLYVGVSEAAAIALLVFVSFAGLRARDVEAVARGVLPRHYAAGVRADTWEVFRGAGAERRVVVTASPAVMVGEFVREFLGAEVAGTELETFAGGKRFTGRIKAVLVGKRKREVVEKLFAGGDMPDVGLGDRESDHDFMAVCKEAYMVPTDKRAPRASPDSLLSRTIFHDGRLVRRADPPQAFFALAYLPLGFVVALLRVFLNLPIPPHLVHHTYALMGIRLAVRGTPPPAPCPGTPGSLLVCNHRTALDPIILNIALGRPVTCVTYSVSKLSTAISPIPAVALTRDRATDAARIAALLDSGRDVVVCPEGTTCREPFLLRFSALFAELTDRIVPVALEAQQGTYYGSTARGWKFLDPYFFYMNPRPGYEVTFLPALRPEETCGAGGRSAVDVANHVQRVIAKQLGYDCTTLTRKDKYMKLAGNDGRVAPVAGPGSNAKKLP; encoded by the exons ATGGCGCCGAGGTTCCCGCCAGTCTCGGCCTACGACCCGTCGCTGCGGATGCGGCGCACGGCAGCCGCGGACCTGGACGGCACGCtgctcgcctcctcctcggcgttcCCGTACTACTTCCTCGTCGCGCTCGAGGCCGGGAGCTACCTCCGCGCGCTGGCGCTCCTGCTCGTCTCGCCGCTCCTCCTGGTCCTCTACGTCGGCGTCTCCGAGGCCGCCGCCATCGCGCTCCTCGTCTTCGTCTCCTTCGCGGGCCTCCGCGCGCGGGACGTCGAGGCCGTGGCGCGCGGCGTGCTCCCGCGGCACTACGCCGCCGGGGTGCGCGCCGACACGTGGGAGGTGTTCCGCGGCGCGGGCGCGGAGCGGCGGGTCGTGGTCACCGCGTCCCCGGCCGTCATGGTGGGCGAGTTCGTGCGGGAGTTCCTCGGCGCCGAGGTGGCCGGGACGGAGCTCGAGACCTTCGCCGGAGGGAAGCGGTTCACGGGGCGGATCAAGGCCGTGCTCGTCggcaagaggaagagggaggtGGTGGAGAAGCTGTTTGCTGGCGGGGATATGCCGGACGTCGGGCTCGGCGACCGCGAGAGCGACCACGACTTCATGGCCGTATGCAAG GAAGCTTACATGGTGCCCACCGACAAGCGCGCGCCGCGGGCGTCCCCGGACTCGCTGCTGTCCCGCACcatcttccacgacggccgcctcGTACGCCGCGCTGACCCGCCGCAAGCGTTCTTCGCGCTAGCCTATCTCCCGTTGGGCTTCGTCGTCGCGCTCCTCCGCGTCTTCCTCAACCTCCCCATCCCGCCCCACCTTGTCCACCACACCTACGCGCTCATGGGCATCCGCCTGGCCGTCCGCGGCACGCCTCCCCCGGCGCCGTGCCCTGGAACACCGGGCTCCCTCCTCGTCTGCAACCACCGCACCGCGCTGGACCCCATCATCCTCAACATCGCGCTCGGCCGCCCCGTCACGTGCGTCACCTACAGCGTCAGCAAGCTGTCCACGGCAATCTCGCCCATCCCGGCGGTAGCGCTGACGCGGGACCGGGCCACGGACGCGGCGCGCATCGCGGCGCTGCTCGACTCCGGGCGCGACGTTGTGGTGTGCCCAGAGGGGACGACGTGCCGGGAGCCCTTCCTGCTCCGGTTCTCGGCGCTGTTCGCCGAGCTCACGGACAGGATCGTGCCGGTGGCGCTGGAGGCGCAGCAGGGGACCTACTACGGGTCGACGGCGAGGGGCTGGAAGTTCCTGGACCCTTACTTCTTCTACATGAACCCGCGCCCGGGGTACGAGGTGACGTTCCTGCCGGCGCTGCGGCCGGAGGAGACGTGCGGGGCCGGCGGGAGGAGCGCCGTGGACGTGGCCAACCATGTGCAGCGGGTCATCGCCAAGCAGCTCGGCTACGATTGCACCACGCTCACCAGGAAGGACAAGTATATGAAGCTCGCCGGCAACGACGGCAGGGTCGCTCCGGTCGCTGGGCCGGGGTCCAACGCCAAAAAGCTCCCGTGA